GCGTCACCGCGATCGGGCGGACCGCGTCTTCGAGAACCCGGTTCAGGCTCACCCCCAGGGCCAGGCCGCACGCGACGAGGCTGGCGATGACCAGCGCCAGCAGGGCCGTCGACAGGGTGGCCCAGGCCGAGCTCAGCAACAGGGACCAGGACTCCCGCAGCGCAGTCCAGACAGCGCTGGGCGGCGGCAGCAGATAGGGTGGCACGGCCAGCGCTCGGCAGGCGATCTCCCAGCCGCCCAGAAGGGCTGCGATCAGGATCAGAGGGGGCAGGATCCGCTTCACGCCGTGCGTTCCGTGGCGCTGGCCAGCAGCTCGGACACCGCCTCGGCCGCGGCGCGGAAGGCGGCCGTGGTGCGGAAGCCCGGCGGGCGAGGGACCGCGCCGTCGATGGTGATCTCTCCGGCGATGCGTCCGGGGCCCGGTGTCATGACCACGACGCGCCCGGCCATGTAGACCGCCTCCTCGACATTGTGCGTGACGAAGACCACGGCGGGCGCGAGCTCGGCCGCCAGGGCCAGCACATCGTCGGCCAGCACGCGACGGGTGATCTCGTCGAGCGCGGCGAAGGGCTCGTCCAGGAGGAGCAGCCGGGGACGCGTCACCAGGGCGCGGGCGAGGGACACCCGCATGGCCATGCCCCCCGATAGCTGGGCGGGTCGGGCGGCGGCGGCGCGGGCGAGACCGACCTTGTCCAGAGCCTCCTCGGCGGCCGCGCGCGCCTCGCGCTTGCCGACGCCGGCCAGTTCAAGCGGCAGGGCGACGTTGTCACGGGCCGATAACCACGGGGCCAGCGTCGGTGCCTGGAAGACGACTGAGGTCTCGCCCCGTCCGGTCGCGCGGGTCACGGTTCCTCGGGTCGGCGCCTCTAGTCCGGCCAGCAGGCGCAGAGCCGTCGACTTTCCGCAGCCCGATGGGCCCACCAAGGCCACGATCTCGCCGGGCGCCAGCGCAAGGTCTACCGGGCCAAGGGCGCGGCCGCGCGCGTAATCGACCTCGACGGCGGAGAGGCTGGCGACTGGACCGCTCATTGGCCCTTGGGCAGGAACTGCAGGGTGTAGGCCTTCTTGTAGTCCATGTCCTTGGGGTAGACGCCCTGCTCGGACGCGACCTTGAAGAACTCGGCCCAGCGCGCGTCGGTCATCTGGCCGACATCGCCCTTGCCCCCGTTCGCGCTGACGATGCCGTAGGATCGCATCTTCTCCCGCGCCTGATCGAGGACGTCCTGGGTCATCTCCGGATTGTCCTTCAGGATCGCTGCGTCGCCAGGCTTGGGGTCGCCGTAGAGGTACGAGGTCCAGCCTGCCGCCGTGGCCTCGACAAAGGCCTGCACGGCCGCTGGGTTCTTGGCGATCAGGCTGTCGGGGACCAGGGCGAACGAGGCGTAGGCGGGATAGCCGCTGTCGGCCAGCAGGAACACCGCCGGCTTGATCTTGCCTTCCTTCTCGATGAGGTACGGCTCGCTCGTCGCGTAGCCCTGCTGAACGACCCGCTTGTCGGCCAGGAACGGCGCGGACGAGTAGTTGTATTTGCGCACCTGGTCGTCGGTGAAGCCGTACTTGGCCTTCAACCAGACCCAGAAGGCGGTGACCGAAGCGTCCGACAACAGGATGGGCCGGCCCTTCATGTCGGCGATGCCGTTGATGCCCTGGTCAGGGTGCGCAATGAGAACCTGCGGGTCCTTCTGCATGAAGGCCGCCACCGCTTTGACCGGGGCGTTTTCCTTGGCCAGGTTCATGATGATGAAGCTGTTGGAGCCGACGCCGACATCAACCGCGCCGGTGGCCAGCAGTTGCGGCACGTTCACCGCCGGACCGCCCTGGATCAGGGTCACATCCAGTCCGCGCTTCTTGTATTCGCCGGTTGCGAGCGCCTGATAGTATCCGCCCAGTTCAGCCTGCGCGCGCCAGTCAGTAGCCAGCTTGATCTGGGTCTGGCCATCGGCCGCCGCATCTTTCTTGGGCGCGGGCGAGCAGGCGGCGAGAAGAGCCATCAGGCCCAGGGCGGCGAAGGCGCGGCGCTGCATCGAGGACATCTCCCATTATCCGCGGCCAAGTTAGGGGCGTTGGCTTGGAGTTCCAAGCCGCAACCCAAACCTTGGGCCGTTCTCCGACTCGGTGGGAGTCTAGGCGGGCGGCTGACCGTTCTGGCGCGGGTGTAGCCAACGCTCGATCTTGGCGTACAGCACCTCGCGCTGGATAGGTTTGGCGATGTGGTCGACCATCCCGGCGGCGTAGCAGCGCTCCACCTGACGGGGCAGGGCGTCGGCGCTCATCGCGATGATCGGAACCTTGCCGGCGGGGCCACGTAGCGCCTTGATCGCCCGGGTCGCCTCCAGACCGTCCATGCGTGGCATATGGATGTCCATCAGGATGATGTCGTAGTCAGCCGCCCCGGCCTTCTCCACCGCTTCCTTTCCGTTCTCGGCGACATCGACCTCGCATCCCACCAGGGTCAGGAGCGCTACGCCTATTTCCAGGTTGATAGGATGGTCGTCGACAATGAGAACTCGCGCGGCCCCGGGCGCGGCGGGTTTGGGGCGTTCAGGGAGGGGGACAGCATCGACGACCGGCGCGCTGAGCTCGATCCAGAAGCACGAACCGCGGCCTGGAACACTGTCGACGCCGATCTTGCCGCCCATGACCTCGACAAGCGCGCGACAGATCGCCAGACCCAGTCCCGCGCCGCCGTGCAGTCGGCTCATCGAGCTGTCGGCCTGCGAGAAACGCTGGAACAGAAGGGCTTGCTTGTCGAGCTCGATGCCGACGCCGGTGTCCAGCACTTCGAAGCGCAGGCGATCTTCGAGATCGCCGGGCTCGACCACGAGGCGCGCGTCGATACGGCCCTCGTCGGTGAACTTCACAGCGTTATTCAGCAGATTGATCAGCACCTGCCTCAGCCGGTCGGCGTCCAGGTCATGCAGCACGTCGACCGGGTCGATGATCTGAACGTCCATGGACAGACCCTTGGCGCGCGCCTCTGGGGCCATGATCGCGACGGTGTCGCGCAGCAGCGTCGCGGCCGAGGTGGGTTGCGGCAGCAGCTCGATCTGTCCGGCCTCGACCCGGGAGAAGTCCAGGATGTCATTGACCACAGTGAGTAGCGCCGCGCCGGCGCTGTCGATCAGGTTCACCTGTCGTCGCGCATCCGGCGGAAGGTCGTCGCGGGCGGCCAGAAGCTGCGCGAAGCCGAGCACACTGTTCAGCGGGGTTCGAATCTCGTGGCTCATGGTGGCGAGGAATTCGGTCTTGGCCTCGGTCGCCGCCAGGGCCCGAGCCCGAGCGGCGCGGGTCAGTTGCTCGCGACGCAGCAACAGGCGCTTGAGCCGATCTTGCTGCGCCAGGGCCAGGCCAGCCGCCAGGCTCGTATAGAACAGGACACCGATGAACACCTGGACCGTGCGCGCTTGGTCGACCGGGCCAAGGATGGCGTTGAAGCGGGGGGAGCCCCCGGACATGGCCACGGGCAGGGTGATCGCCGCCACCAGCAAAGACGCCAAGGCGGCGCCGCGCGCGCCCAGACGATAGGCGGCCAGCAGGGCGACGGGGAAAATCAGGAACGGCGGCGCGCC
The DNA window shown above is from Caulobacter sp. FWC26 and carries:
- a CDS encoding MASE1 domain-containing protein, producing MQQRLERLEPGRQTTMLLGLSVAVVASLIFSGYLAFLSRTPLGVATFWPANALLVAGLITLSGARRVALLIIFAVCHLMVDLLVNMGWVRPLLFTIVDLLEAVVIWRLVVSLAGAAPRVRNLRALVQLPAITTPVAMASGLVCATALHLLLGAPMWAGFWDWTLRDALGLAVILPAALVLMDAEHRRSFQRPWREQVLLLFAVAMVTLLCVHPASGAPPFLIFPVALLAAYRLGARGAALASLLVAAITLPVAMSGGSPRFNAILGPVDQARTVQVFIGVLFYTSLAAGLALAQQDRLKRLLLRREQLTRAARARALAATEAKTEFLATMSHEIRTPLNSVLGFAQLLAARDDLPPDARRQVNLIDSAGAALLTVVNDILDFSRVEAGQIELLPQPTSAATLLRDTVAIMAPEARAKGLSMDVQIIDPVDVLHDLDADRLRQVLINLLNNAVKFTDEGRIDARLVVEPGDLEDRLRFEVLDTGVGIELDKQALLFQRFSQADSSMSRLHGGAGLGLAICRALVEVMGGKIGVDSVPGRGSCFWIELSAPVVDAVPLPERPKPAAPGAARVLIVDDHPINLEIGVALLTLVGCEVDVAENGKEAVEKAGAADYDIILMDIHMPRMDGLEATRAIKALRGPAGKVPIIAMSADALPRQVERCYAAGMVDHIAKPIQREVLYAKIERWLHPRQNGQPPA
- a CDS encoding ABC transporter substrate-binding protein, producing MSSMQRRAFAALGLMALLAACSPAPKKDAAADGQTQIKLATDWRAQAELGGYYQALATGEYKKRGLDVTLIQGGPAVNVPQLLATGAVDVGVGSNSFIIMNLAKENAPVKAVAAFMQKDPQVLIAHPDQGINGIADMKGRPILLSDASVTAFWVWLKAKYGFTDDQVRKYNYSSAPFLADKRVVQQGYATSEPYLIEKEGKIKPAVFLLADSGYPAYASFALVPDSLIAKNPAAVQAFVEATAAGWTSYLYGDPKPGDAAILKDNPEMTQDVLDQAREKMRSYGIVSANGGKGDVGQMTDARWAEFFKVASEQGVYPKDMDYKKAYTLQFLPKGQ
- a CDS encoding ABC transporter ATP-binding protein, with protein sequence MSGPVASLSAVEVDYARGRALGPVDLALAPGEIVALVGPSGCGKSTALRLLAGLEAPTRGTVTRATGRGETSVVFQAPTLAPWLSARDNVALPLELAGVGKREARAAAEEALDKVGLARAAAARPAQLSGGMAMRVSLARALVTRPRLLLLDEPFAALDEITRRVLADDVLALAAELAPAVVFVTHNVEEAVYMAGRVVVMTPGPGRIAGEITIDGAVPRPPGFRTTAAFRAAAEAVSELLASATERTA